The following coding sequences are from one Streptomyces sp. NBC_00536 window:
- a CDS encoding ABC transporter substrate-binding protein: MFRHSHISRRLAAVTVSLVLAGGAAACGPKGSDGEASGAASGASGQPRDGGTLTVLNNEPQNDFDPARLYTSGGGNIPSLVFRTLTTRNREDGAAGAKVVPDLATDTGKPNADATEWTYTLKDGLKYEDGAPITTADIKYGIERSFAAELSGGAPYLRDWLVGGDTYQGPYKDGGKGLDSIVVPDAKTITFKLRKPEGEFPFVATQTQFAPVPKAKDTGVKYEEHPVSSGPYKVVKNENDGEHLTLERNQNWDPKTDEERKAHPDRIDVRSGLDAAVINQRLSTSSGADAAAITTDTNLGPAELAQIGADKNLAARVGTGHFGYINYLAFNPKVAPFDNPKVRQAISYAVNRTSVINAAGGSALAEPATTFLPEREAFGYAAYDHFPAGKTGDPAKAKQLLAEAGFKDGLTITLTHSTAQNRQTSPEVATAVQQALAAAGITVKLEGLENNAFNEKRWDVKNTPGFFLSRWGADWPSGAPFLAPIFDGRQIVTNGSNYNHAQLNDPAVNAEIDEIAKLTDLGAAGKRWGALDRKIGEQALDVPLFHPVYKRLVGKDVKGVVISDWTGVLDISQVSVK; encoded by the coding sequence ATGTTCCGTCACTCCCACATATCGCGCCGCCTGGCCGCGGTCACCGTCAGCCTCGTACTGGCCGGGGGCGCCGCGGCCTGCGGCCCCAAGGGCAGCGACGGGGAAGCCTCCGGTGCCGCGTCCGGCGCCTCCGGGCAGCCGCGCGACGGCGGCACGCTGACCGTCCTCAACAACGAGCCGCAGAACGACTTCGACCCGGCCCGCCTGTACACCTCGGGCGGCGGGAACATCCCCTCGCTGGTCTTCCGCACGCTCACCACCCGCAACCGGGAGGACGGCGCGGCCGGCGCCAAGGTGGTGCCCGACCTGGCCACCGACACCGGCAAGCCCAATGCCGACGCCACCGAGTGGACGTACACGCTCAAGGACGGGCTGAAGTACGAGGACGGCGCCCCGATCACCACGGCCGACATCAAGTACGGCATCGAGCGCTCCTTCGCCGCCGAACTCTCCGGCGGAGCGCCCTACTTGCGCGACTGGCTGGTCGGCGGGGACACCTACCAGGGCCCGTACAAGGACGGCGGCAAGGGGCTCGACTCGATCGTCGTCCCCGACGCGAAGACGATCACCTTCAAACTCCGCAAGCCCGAGGGCGAGTTCCCCTTCGTCGCCACCCAGACCCAGTTCGCGCCGGTCCCCAAGGCCAAGGACACCGGGGTCAAGTACGAGGAGCACCCCGTCTCCTCGGGCCCGTACAAGGTGGTCAAGAACGAGAACGACGGCGAACACCTCACCCTGGAGCGCAACCAGAACTGGGACCCGAAGACCGACGAGGAGCGCAAGGCCCACCCGGACCGGATCGACGTCCGCTCCGGTCTGGACGCCGCGGTCATCAACCAGCGGCTCTCCACCAGCTCCGGCGCCGACGCGGCCGCCATCACCACCGACACCAACCTCGGACCGGCCGAACTCGCCCAGATCGGCGCCGACAAGAACCTCGCCGCCCGGGTCGGCACCGGCCACTTCGGCTACATCAACTACCTCGCCTTCAACCCGAAGGTGGCCCCCTTCGACAACCCGAAGGTGCGCCAGGCGATCTCGTACGCGGTCAACCGCACCAGCGTGATCAACGCGGCGGGCGGCTCCGCGCTCGCCGAGCCCGCCACCACCTTCCTGCCCGAGCGGGAGGCCTTCGGGTACGCCGCCTACGACCACTTCCCGGCGGGCAAGACGGGTGACCCGGCCAAGGCGAAGCAGCTGCTGGCCGAAGCCGGCTTCAAGGACGGGCTCACCATCACGCTGACCCACTCCACCGCCCAGAACCGGCAGACCAGCCCCGAGGTCGCCACCGCCGTGCAGCAGGCCCTGGCCGCCGCCGGGATCACGGTCAAGCTGGAAGGCCTGGAGAACAACGCCTTCAACGAGAAGCGCTGGGACGTCAAGAACACCCCCGGCTTCTTCCTCTCCCGCTGGGGCGCCGACTGGCCGTCCGGCGCCCCCTTCCTCGCGCCGATCTTCGACGGCCGGCAGATCGTCACGAACGGCTCCAACTACAACCACGCCCAGCTCAACGACCCGGCCGTCAACGCCGAGATCGACGAGATCGCGAAGCTGACCGACCTCGGCGCGGCGGGCAAGCGGTGGGGCGCGCTCGACCGGAAGATCGGTGAGCAGGCCCTGGACGTGCCGCTGTTCCACCCGGTCTACAAGCGGCTCGTCGGCAAGGACGTCAAGGGCGTCGTCATCAGCGACTGGACCGGCGTCCTCGACATCTCGCAGGTCTCGGTCAAGTGA
- a CDS encoding Ms4533A family Cys-rich leader peptide yields MSHHHTMTASAAIELALLGVTAHSVADILCR; encoded by the coding sequence ATGTCGCACCACCACACCATGACCGCGAGCGCCGCCATTGAGCTGGCGCTGCTTGGTGTGACCGCGCACAGCGTGGCCGACATCCTCTGTCGCTGA
- a CDS encoding ferritin-like fold-containing protein — MSTVENASPAEAGEPGANAGIAAQNWSEASASPQYRAAVVDLLGALAYGELAAFERLAEDAKLAPTLDDKAELAKMASAEFHHFERLRDRLAAIDAEPTGAMEPFAKGVDDFHRQTAPSDWLEGLVKAYVGDSIASDFYREVATHLDNDTRALVLAVLDDTGHGGFAVEKVRAAIEADPRCGGRLALWARRLMGEALSQAQRVVAERDALSTMLVGGVDGMAAGFDLAAVGEMFTRITKAHTKRMAALGLAA; from the coding sequence ATGTCGACCGTAGAAAACGCATCGCCCGCCGAAGCCGGCGAACCCGGCGCGAACGCCGGAATCGCCGCCCAGAACTGGTCCGAGGCCTCCGCCTCGCCGCAGTACCGGGCCGCCGTCGTGGACCTGCTCGGCGCCCTCGCGTACGGAGAACTCGCCGCCTTCGAGCGACTCGCGGAGGACGCGAAGCTCGCGCCCACCCTCGATGACAAGGCCGAGCTGGCGAAGATGGCGTCCGCCGAGTTCCACCACTTCGAGCGGCTGCGGGACCGGCTCGCCGCGATCGACGCCGAGCCGACCGGCGCCATGGAGCCCTTCGCGAAGGGCGTCGACGACTTCCACCGCCAGACCGCGCCCTCGGACTGGCTGGAGGGCCTGGTCAAGGCCTACGTCGGCGACTCGATCGCCAGCGACTTCTACCGCGAGGTCGCCACCCACCTGGACAACGACACCCGCGCCCTGGTGCTCGCGGTGCTCGACGACACCGGCCACGGCGGCTTCGCCGTCGAGAAGGTGCGCGCCGCCATCGAGGCCGACCCGCGCTGCGGCGGCCGCCTCGCGCTGTGGGCCCGCCGCCTGATGGGCGAGGCGCTCTCGCAGGCGCAGCGCGTGGTCGCCGAGCGCGACGCGCTCTCCACCATGCTGGTCGGCGGCGTGGACGGGATGGCGGCGGGCTTCGACCTCGCGGCCGTCGGCGAGATGTTCACCCGCATCACCAAGGCGCACACCAAGCGGATGGCGGCCCTCGGCCTCGCGGCCTGA
- a CDS encoding DUF3152 domain-containing protein, which yields MATAEAVFPAAAPPVVDDVFPPVAPSAEDTARVSTGSHRRVPPPRRGAGARPGAERGRKVRAYTGIAAAAVTTVLAVVVAGQVVSDDGSGRVGVQSAGDPGTDRAAPGQSAASRSDGRATPSVVKTYEQKMAETYPIAATLTGPGTFDSVKTGAPAPGKGRLVRYRVDVEQGLGLDADVFAEAVHRTLNDRRSWAHDGDMTFQRVAPGEEATFVITLASPGTTGTWCKKSGLDTTVDNVSCDSASTERVMINAFRWAQGSPTYGQDQMFAYRQMLINHEVGHRLGHDHVSCKIPGALAPIMQQQTKSLDIDGISCKPNPWVFPDS from the coding sequence GTGGCCACCGCCGAGGCCGTGTTCCCCGCGGCCGCGCCGCCCGTCGTGGACGACGTGTTTCCTCCGGTCGCGCCGTCCGCCGAGGACACCGCGCGGGTCTCGACGGGGTCGCACCGGCGGGTGCCGCCGCCGCGGCGGGGGGCGGGGGCGCGGCCAGGGGCGGAGCGGGGGCGGAAGGTCCGTGCGTACACGGGCATCGCCGCCGCCGCCGTCACCACCGTGCTCGCCGTCGTCGTGGCGGGCCAGGTCGTGAGCGACGACGGCTCCGGCCGGGTCGGCGTACAGAGCGCCGGGGACCCCGGAACCGACCGCGCCGCCCCCGGCCAGTCCGCGGCCTCCCGCTCCGACGGCCGCGCCACGCCCAGCGTGGTCAAGACCTACGAGCAGAAGATGGCCGAGACCTATCCGATCGCCGCGACCCTCACCGGGCCGGGCACCTTCGACTCGGTCAAGACCGGCGCTCCGGCCCCCGGCAAGGGGCGTCTCGTGCGCTACCGGGTCGATGTGGAACAGGGTCTGGGCCTGGACGCGGACGTCTTCGCCGAGGCCGTCCACCGCACCCTCAACGACCGGCGCAGCTGGGCGCACGACGGTGACATGACCTTCCAGCGGGTCGCTCCGGGCGAGGAGGCCACCTTCGTCATCACGCTCGCCAGCCCGGGGACCACCGGCACCTGGTGCAAGAAGTCCGGGCTCGACACGACCGTCGACAACGTGTCCTGTGATTCCGCTTCCACCGAACGCGTGATGATCAACGCGTTCCGCTGGGCGCAGGGCTCGCCGACCTACGGCCAGGACCAGATGTTCGCCTACCGCCAGATGCTCATCAACCACGAGGTCGGGCACCGGCTCGGGCACGACCACGTGAGCTGCAAGATCCCGGGCGCGCTCGCGCCGATCATGCAGCAGCAGACGAAGTCGCTCGACATCGACGGAATCTCCTGCAAGCCCAACCCCTGGGTGTTCCCCGACAGTTGA
- a CDS encoding ABC transporter permease, which translates to MTLVSERSAAAAGVTTPAAGAARQVWRRLRGRPSAVAATAVLVLLVLVALAAPLLAHLAGQDPNAYHDDLVDSARGGVPLGSFGGISGDHWLGVEPGTGRDLFTRLLHGARISLLVALGATVVQVFLGVSAGLLAALGGRFAGQLVGRVTDVMIALPMLVLAIGLTAVVPPDFPRPLLLIVVIGLLDWGGTARMVRAQTLALRGLDFVEAARLSGNSTVRIARRELLPSLAAPVITLAALKVPTNMVIEASMSFLGVGVKPPTPSWGQMLSNAQTWFRADPTYVLLPAGLLFVTVLAFTVLGDAVRTALDPREGARLRVGTRKERKA; encoded by the coding sequence GTGACGCTCGTATCCGAACGGTCGGCGGCCGCGGCCGGGGTCACCACCCCGGCCGCGGGCGCCGCGCGCCAGGTCTGGCGGCGGCTGCGCGGACGGCCCTCGGCCGTCGCGGCCACCGCCGTCCTCGTGCTGCTCGTCCTCGTCGCGCTCGCCGCGCCCCTGCTCGCCCACCTCGCCGGGCAGGACCCCAACGCCTACCACGACGACCTCGTGGACTCGGCGCGCGGCGGCGTCCCCCTCGGCTCCTTCGGCGGGATCTCCGGCGACCACTGGCTCGGCGTCGAACCGGGCACCGGCCGGGACCTGTTCACCCGGCTGCTCCACGGCGCGCGGATCTCGCTGCTCGTCGCGCTCGGCGCGACCGTCGTACAGGTCTTCCTCGGGGTGAGCGCCGGACTGCTCGCCGCGCTCGGCGGCCGGTTCGCCGGACAGCTCGTCGGCCGGGTCACCGATGTGATGATCGCCCTGCCCATGCTGGTGCTCGCCATCGGGCTGACCGCCGTCGTACCGCCCGATTTCCCCCGGCCGCTGCTGCTGATCGTGGTCATCGGGCTGCTCGACTGGGGCGGCACCGCCCGCATGGTGCGGGCCCAGACCCTCGCCCTGCGCGGACTGGACTTCGTCGAGGCGGCCCGGCTCTCCGGCAACAGCACCGTGCGCATCGCCCGCCGCGAGCTGCTGCCCTCGCTGGCCGCCCCCGTCATCACCCTCGCCGCGCTCAAGGTGCCCACCAACATGGTCATCGAAGCCTCGATGTCCTTCCTCGGGGTCGGCGTGAAGCCGCCCACCCCGTCCTGGGGGCAGATGCTCTCCAACGCGCAGACCTGGTTCCGCGCCGACCCCACCTACGTCCTGCTCCCCGCCGGGCTGCTGTTCGTCACCGTGCTCGCCTTCACCGTCCTCGGCGACGCCGTCCGCACGGCCCTCGACCCGCGCGAGGGTGCGCGCCTGCGGGTCGGCACCAGAAAGGAGCGCAAGGCGTGA
- a CDS encoding DUF3107 domain-containing protein produces the protein MEVKIGVQHAPREIVLESGLSAEELESIVADALSGKTQLLSLTDVKGRKVLVPADRLSYVDLGEPSIRKVGFGATL, from the coding sequence GTGGAGGTCAAGATCGGCGTGCAGCACGCACCCCGGGAGATCGTGCTGGAGAGCGGCCTGAGCGCCGAGGAGCTCGAGAGCATCGTCGCCGACGCACTGTCCGGCAAGACGCAGCTGCTCAGCCTCACCGACGTCAAGGGCCGCAAGGTCCTGGTGCCGGCCGACCGCCTGTCGTACGTCGACCTGGGCGAGCCCAGCATCCGCAAGGTGGGCTTCGGCGCGACGCTCTGA
- a CDS encoding DEAD/DEAH box helicase, with protein MTLPVALTGTDIIGQAKTGTGKTLGFGLPLLERVVVPADIEAGRAKPEQLTDAPQALVVVPTRELCTQVTNDLLTAGKVRNVRVLAIYGGRAYEPQVEALKKGVDIIVGTPGRLLDLAGQKKLDLSHVKALVLDEADEMLDLGFLPDVEKIINYLPPKRQTMLFSATMPGAVIGLARRYMTQPTHIRATSPEGEGVTVANIAQHVFRAHNMDKPELVSRILQAEGRGLAMIFCRTKRTAADIAEQLEKRGFASGAVHGDLGQGAREQALRAFRNGKVDVLVCTDVAARGIDVEGVTHVINYQAPEDEKTFLHRVGRTGRAGNKGIAVTLVDWDDIPRWQLINKALELDFHDPVETYSTSPHLFEEMNIPAGTTGVLPRAERVRAGLKAENLEDLGETGGRGGRGGRGPAVAAAPVAEERPERTRTPRQRRRTRGGSELAEGAVAAETVNGAAVAAVAAPVSPVAEAPEAPAADEPRRPRRRRTRGTAPSVATEAAPVTESARVTESAPFTRTPVTRAPAIRSTGTRSAATRGTVKLEPLAPFVRNAPEPDFQMAPLVEPAPVRQTRAPRQASAPVARKAAKTVAKAAVVEAPVAEAPAAPVAVAVNVPVAEAVPVKPKRTRTRKVAEAAPVAEAPVAVAADAVAEEAPVKPKRTRTRKVAEAAPVAEAAAAVAEDAPVKPKRTRTRKAAAAPEA; from the coding sequence ATGACCCTGCCCGTCGCCCTCACGGGCACGGACATCATCGGCCAGGCCAAGACCGGTACCGGCAAGACGCTCGGTTTCGGCCTTCCCCTGCTGGAGCGCGTCGTCGTCCCCGCGGACATCGAGGCCGGCCGGGCCAAGCCCGAGCAGCTCACCGACGCCCCGCAGGCCCTCGTGGTGGTTCCGACCCGCGAGCTGTGCACCCAGGTGACCAACGACCTGCTGACCGCGGGCAAGGTCCGCAACGTCCGCGTCCTCGCCATATACGGCGGCCGCGCGTACGAGCCGCAGGTCGAGGCGCTCAAGAAGGGCGTCGACATCATCGTCGGCACCCCGGGCCGCCTGCTGGACCTGGCCGGGCAGAAGAAGCTCGACCTGTCGCACGTCAAGGCGCTCGTCCTGGACGAGGCCGACGAGATGCTCGACCTGGGCTTCCTGCCCGACGTCGAGAAGATCATCAACTACCTGCCGCCGAAGCGTCAGACCATGCTGTTCTCGGCGACCATGCCGGGCGCGGTCATCGGCCTGGCCCGCCGGTACATGACGCAGCCGACGCACATCCGCGCCACCTCGCCGGAGGGCGAGGGCGTGACGGTGGCGAACATCGCGCAGCACGTCTTCCGCGCGCACAACATGGACAAGCCGGAGCTGGTCTCCCGCATCCTGCAGGCCGAGGGCCGCGGGCTCGCGATGATCTTCTGCCGCACCAAGCGCACCGCCGCCGACATCGCGGAGCAGCTGGAGAAGCGCGGTTTCGCCTCCGGCGCGGTCCACGGTGACCTCGGCCAGGGTGCCCGCGAGCAGGCGCTGCGCGCCTTCCGCAACGGCAAGGTCGACGTGCTGGTGTGCACCGACGTCGCCGCGCGCGGCATCGACGTCGAGGGCGTCACGCACGTCATCAACTACCAGGCGCCGGAGGACGAGAAGACCTTCCTGCACCGTGTGGGCCGTACCGGCCGCGCGGGCAACAAGGGCATCGCCGTCACCCTGGTCGACTGGGACGACATCCCGCGCTGGCAGCTGATCAACAAGGCGCTGGAGCTGGACTTCCACGACCCGGTCGAGACGTACTCCACGTCTCCGCACCTGTTCGAGGAGATGAACATCCCCGCCGGCACCACGGGCGTCCTGCCGCGCGCCGAGCGCGTGCGGGCCGGTCTGAAGGCCGAGAACCTCGAAGACCTGGGCGAGACCGGCGGCCGCGGTGGCCGTGGCGGCCGCGGTCCGGCCGTGGCCGCCGCTCCGGTGGCCGAGGAGCGCCCCGAGCGCACCCGTACGCCGCGTCAGCGCCGTCGCACCCGTGGCGGTTCCGAGCTGGCCGAGGGCGCCGTGGCCGCGGAGACCGTGAACGGTGCGGCCGTGGCGGCCGTCGCCGCTCCGGTCAGCCCGGTCGCCGAGGCCCCCGAGGCCCCGGCCGCCGACGAGCCGCGCAGGCCGCGCCGCCGCCGCACCCGTGGCACGGCGCCCTCCGTCGCCACCGAGGCGGCCCCGGTCACCGAGTCCGCCCGGGTCACCGAGTCCGCTCCGTTCACGCGCACCCCCGTCACCCGTGCCCCGGCCATCCGCAGCACGGGCACCCGGAGCGCGGCCACCCGTGGCACGGTCAAGCTCGAACCGCTCGCGCCGTTCGTCCGCAACGCGCCGGAGCCGGACTTCCAGATGGCCCCGCTCGTCGAGCCGGCCCCGGTCCGCCAGACCCGCGCCCCCCGCCAGGCGTCGGCGCCGGTGGCCCGCAAGGCCGCCAAGACGGTGGCCAAGGCCGCCGTGGTCGAGGCGCCCGTCGCCGAGGCCCCTGCGGCCCCGGTCGCGGTCGCGGTCAACGTCCCCGTCGCCGAGGCGGTCCCGGTCAAGCCGAAGCGCACCCGGACCCGCAAGGTCGCGGAAGCCGCTCCGGTCGCCGAGGCCCCCGTGGCCGTCGCGGCCGACGCGGTCGCCGAGGAGGCTCCCGTGAAGCCGAAGCGCACCCGGACCCGCAAGGTCGCCGAGGCCGCTCCGGTCGCCGAAGCCGCCGCGGCCGTCGCCGAGGACGCTCCGGTCAAGCCGAAGCGGACCCGGACCCGCAAGGCCGCCGCCGCCCCCGAGGCGTAA
- a CDS encoding TetR/AcrR family transcriptional regulator has product MTAIEQTEAARPRGTRLPRRARRNQLLGAAQEVFVAQGYHAAAMDDIAERAGVSKPVLYQHFPGKLDLYLALLDQHCESLLLAVRTALASTTDNKLRVAATMDAYFAYVEDEGGAFRLVFESDLTNEPSVRERVDRVSLQCAEAISEVIAEDTGLSKDESMLLAVGLGGVSQVVARYWLSSSSPVERDTAVGLLTSLAWRGIAGFPLHGTDGH; this is encoded by the coding sequence GTGACAGCCATCGAGCAGACCGAGGCGGCGCGCCCGCGGGGCACCCGACTGCCGCGCCGAGCCCGACGCAACCAGCTCCTGGGCGCGGCCCAGGAAGTATTCGTCGCCCAGGGCTACCACGCCGCGGCGATGGACGACATCGCCGAGCGCGCGGGCGTCAGCAAGCCGGTGCTCTACCAGCACTTCCCGGGAAAGCTGGACCTGTACCTGGCCCTCCTGGACCAGCACTGCGAATCGCTGCTCCTGGCGGTGCGCACCGCGCTCGCGTCGACGACCGACAACAAGCTGCGCGTGGCCGCGACGATGGACGCGTACTTCGCGTACGTCGAGGACGAGGGCGGCGCCTTCCGGCTGGTCTTCGAGTCCGACCTGACCAACGAGCCGTCCGTGCGCGAGCGGGTCGACCGGGTCTCCCTCCAGTGCGCCGAGGCGATCTCCGAGGTCATCGCCGAGGACACCGGCCTGTCGAAGGACGAGTCGATGCTGCTGGCGGTGGGCCTGGGCGGGGTCTCTCAGGTCGTGGCCCGGTACTGGCTGTCCAGTTCCAGCCCGGTCGAGCGGGACACCGCGGTGGGCCTGCTGACCTCGCTGGCCTGGCGCGGCATCGCGGGCTTCCCGCTGCACGGCACCGACGGCCACTGA
- a CDS encoding ABC transporter permease, protein MIRFVLNRIGGALLVLLALSVTVYALFYLAPGDPARLACGERCNPAQIAQVREQLGLNDSVVVQYLHFLQGLLAGRDYSGGAGLVVHCDAPCLGFSYHSDQDVTGLILQRLPATLSLALGAMVIWLVIGVGTGLLSAVRRGGPLERVLTVITLAATGTPVFILGLLLLMAVCAYLQWLPFPTYVPFGDDPEQWAWNLLLPWVTLGFFESAKYARVTRSATLETLAEDHIRTFRAYGVGERKIVVRHAVRGAVAPVIALSAVDFGTMIGGAVLTESLFGIPGLGKTFIDGVRVVDLPVVVGVVLAIGTAVVIAGAVADLLYAVADRRVVLS, encoded by the coding sequence GTGATTCGCTTCGTCCTCAACCGGATCGGCGGGGCGCTGCTGGTCCTGCTCGCCCTGTCCGTCACCGTCTACGCCCTCTTCTACCTCGCCCCCGGCGACCCCGCCCGCCTCGCGTGCGGGGAGCGCTGCAATCCGGCGCAGATCGCCCAGGTCCGCGAACAGCTCGGACTGAACGACTCCGTGGTCGTCCAGTACCTGCACTTCCTCCAGGGACTGCTGGCCGGCCGGGACTACTCCGGCGGCGCCGGACTGGTCGTGCACTGCGACGCGCCCTGCCTCGGCTTCTCGTACCACAGCGATCAGGACGTCACCGGACTGATCCTGCAGCGGCTGCCCGCCACCCTGTCGCTGGCGCTGGGCGCCATGGTGATCTGGCTCGTGATCGGCGTGGGCACCGGACTGCTGTCCGCGGTCCGCCGGGGCGGCCCGCTGGAGCGGGTGCTGACGGTGATCACCCTCGCCGCCACCGGCACCCCCGTGTTCATCCTCGGGCTGCTGCTGCTCATGGCCGTCTGCGCCTACCTCCAGTGGCTGCCCTTCCCGACGTACGTGCCCTTCGGCGACGACCCGGAGCAGTGGGCCTGGAACTTGCTGCTCCCCTGGGTCACGCTCGGCTTCTTCGAGAGCGCCAAATACGCCCGCGTCACGCGCAGCGCCACGCTGGAGACGCTGGCGGAGGACCACATCCGCACCTTCCGCGCCTACGGCGTGGGGGAGCGGAAGATCGTGGTCCGGCACGCCGTGCGCGGCGCGGTCGCCCCGGTGATCGCGCTCAGCGCCGTGGACTTCGGCACGATGATCGGCGGCGCCGTGCTCACCGAGTCGCTGTTCGGGATCCCCGGACTCGGCAAGACGTTCATCGACGGGGTCCGGGTGGTCGACCTGCCCGTCGTCGTCGGCGTCGTCCTCGCCATCGGCACCGCCGTCGTCATCGCGGGCGCCGTCGCCGACCTGCTGTACGCCGTCGCGGACCGAAGGGTGGTGCTGTCATGA
- a CDS encoding alpha/beta fold hydrolase yields MSSTELPGVRSTAEPSPLVGAVRVAEGEQLRTAALPGLTLTVRSRPPAREGLAPALFVHGLGGSSQNWSDLMALLEDTVDGEAIDLPGFGTSPPPADRDYSVTALARAVIRHLDAAARGPVHLVGNSLGGAVSTRVAAVRPDLVRTLTLISPALPELRVQRSAVPTALLAVPGAAALFARLTKDLTAEQRTRGVMGLCYGDPSRVTSEGFRHAVEETERRMRLPYFWEALARSSRGIVDAYTLGGQHGLWRQAERVLAPTLLVYGGRDQLVSYRMAHKAAASFRGSRLLCLPEAGHVAMMEHPEVVASAFRELLRGAAGPSEDRDEDGRG; encoded by the coding sequence ATGTCTTCGACCGAGCTGCCAGGTGTACGGTCCACCGCCGAGCCGTCGCCCCTGGTGGGGGCCGTCCGCGTGGCCGAGGGGGAGCAGCTGCGCACCGCCGCGCTGCCGGGCCTGACCCTGACGGTCCGTTCCCGGCCACCGGCGCGCGAAGGACTCGCGCCCGCCCTCTTCGTGCACGGGCTGGGCGGCTCCTCGCAGAACTGGTCGGACCTGATGGCCCTGCTGGAGGACACCGTCGACGGCGAGGCCATCGACCTGCCGGGCTTCGGCACCTCCCCGCCGCCCGCCGACCGGGACTACTCGGTCACCGCCCTGGCGCGCGCGGTCATCCGGCACCTCGACGCCGCGGCGCGGGGGCCCGTACACCTCGTCGGGAACTCGCTCGGCGGGGCCGTCAGCACCCGGGTCGCCGCGGTGCGGCCCGACCTGGTGCGCACGCTGACCCTGATCTCGCCCGCCCTGCCCGAGCTGCGGGTGCAGCGCTCCGCCGTGCCCACCGCGCTCCTCGCGGTCCCGGGAGCGGCGGCCCTCTTCGCCCGCCTCACCAAGGACCTGACGGCCGAACAGCGCACCCGCGGGGTGATGGGGCTTTGCTACGGAGACCCCTCACGGGTGACCTCCGAGGGCTTCCGGCACGCCGTCGAGGAGACGGAACGGCGGATGCGGCTCCCCTATTTCTGGGAGGCGCTGGCCCGCTCCTCGCGCGGAATCGTCGACGCCTACACGCTCGGCGGACAGCACGGGCTGTGGCGCCAGGCCGAGCGGGTCCTCGCGCCGACCCTGCTGGTCTACGGTGGCAGGGACCAACTGGTCTCGTACCGCATGGCGCACAAGGCGGCGGCCTCCTTCCGGGGGTCGCGGCTGCTGTGCCTGCCCGAGGCCGGGCACGTGGCGATGATGGAGCACCCCGAGGTCGTGGCATCGGCCTTCCGGGAGCTGCTCCGGGGCGCCGCCGGGCCCAGTGAAGATCGAGACGAAGACGGCAGAGGCTGA